The following coding sequences are from one Neurospora crassa OR74A linkage group I, whole genome shotgun sequence window:
- a CDS encoding ethanolamine kinase, whose amino-acid sequence MAVGTENGTQTANGQSNGQSNGHLNGNGPVEPHIRYIPFAYSSEDSEATARRLVLAIRPAWESADSKVEFVRFTDGITNTLLKAVNKKAGLSKDEVDKEAILLRAYGNGTDLIIDRHRETQNHELLMRYGLAPELLARFENGMMYRFVQGSMTHPEDLRKPVIYKAVAKRLAQWHAVVPCITARTGHSRRNSKNTDFIVPSEALGDAEFQQIIDSVAPGKPPPNVWTVMQKWIFALPTDTEAQRERQAQLQKELTRTVAELSQRPGLGTNGLVFAHCDLLSGNVIVLPKPQQTPADDSNGVTAKDTTIDVTFIDYEYATPSPAAFDIANHFAEWGGFDCDFSVLPTRVQRREFITAYIRAYYAYQGKKNGTTADYNEAAEVDRLLNEVDVFRGLPGFYWGIWALIQATISQIDFDYASYAETRLGEYWAWRDEISGDRQRAGKEIPLREKRWAQEQ is encoded by the exons ATGGCTGTCGGAACAGAGAACGGCACCCAAACCGCCAACGGCCAGTCCAACGGCCAGTCCAACGGCCACTTGAACGGCAACGGGCCCGTTGAGCCTCACATTCGCTACATCCCTTTCGCTTACTCGAGCGAGGACTCCGAAGCCACCGCCCGCCGTCTCGTTCTCGCCATCCGCCCCGCCTGGGAGAGCGCCGATTCCAAGGTCGAGTTCGTGCGCTTCACCGATGGTATCACCAACACACTCCTCAAAGCAGTCAACAAAAAGGCCGGCCTTTCCAAGGATGAGGTGGACAAGGAGGCCATCTTGCTCCGCGCCTACGGCAACGGCACCGACTTGATCATCGACCGCCACCGCGAAACCCAGAACCACGAGCTGCTCATGCGATACGGCCTCGCTCCCGAACTGCTCGCCCGCTTCGAGAACGGCATGATGTACCGCTTCGTTCAGGGCTCCATGACCCACCCCGAGGATCTGCGCAAGCCCGTCATCTACAAGGCCGTGGCCAAGAGGCTTGCCCAGTGGCACGCCGTGGTACCTTGCATCACTGCTCGCACGGGACACAGCCGCAGAAACTCCAAGAACACCGACTTCATTGTACCGTCTGAAGCCCTTGGTGATGCCGAGTTTCAGCAAATCATTGACAGTGTCGCGCCTGGAAAGCCCCCGCCGAACGTCTGGACGGTCATGCAGAAGTGGATTTTTGCCCTGCCAACAGATACGGAAGCGCAAAGAGAGCGTCAGGCCCAGTTGCAGAAGGAGCTTACCAGGACTGTTGCCGAGCTGAGCCAGCGGCCAGGCTTGGGTACCAATGGG CTCGTGTTTGCACACTGCGATCTCCTCAGCGGCAACGTCATCGTCCTTCCCAAACCCCAGCAGACACCCGCCGACGACAGCAACGGCGTCACCGCCAAAGACACGACCATCGACGTGACCTTCATCGATTATGAATACGCGACCCCCTCACCAGCCGCCTTTGATATTGCCAACCACTTTGCCGAATGGGGTGGCTTCGACTGCGACTTCAGCGTCCTTCCCACGCGCGTCCAGCGTCGCGAGTTCATCACCGCGTACATCCGCGCCTACTATGCTTACCAAGGCAAGAAGAACGGAACCACGGCCGATTATAATGAAGCAGCTGAGGTCGATCGCCTACTAAACGAGGTGGACGTCTTCCGGGGCCTGCCTGGATTCTACTGGGGCATCTGGGCGCTGATTCAGGCGACCATCTCCCAGATCGACTTTGACTACGCCTCCTATGCAGAAACAAGACTGGGCGAGTACTGGGCCTGGCGAGATGAGATCTCGGGTGATCGCCAGCGCGCTGGAAAGGAGATCCCgttgagggagaagaggtggGCTCAGGAACAGTGA
- a CDS encoding glycine cleavage system T protein, which produces MQSLKSASVTNAVRSAPRISQRSVSRTTRPLSTLNSSAITTTLRPQTSRTVSRNPAIGLSTTLLTSRTQHARHGSSSASSSEALQKTPLYDLHLAHGAQMVPFGGFHMPVQYKGLSVSASHAFTREHSSIFDVSHMVQRIFSGSGAREFLERVTPSDLASLGVHRSTLSVLLKADGSGGIVDDTILTKLAEDKFYVVTNAGCREKDNEYFDQELAKAKASGLEVNQEQLDGWGLVALQGPEAEAVLADALDGNTDLKQLYFGQSVYGKVKLDGGKTSAPLLISRGGYTGEDGFEISIPPSETVEVTEKLLQVGGVEKVQLAGLGARDSLRLEAGMCLYGHDLDETVSPVEAALSWIIPPNRRKADAGYYGAETINSQLTPKSKGGNGVVRRRVGFIVTGAPAREGAEIVAKGDPTTKLGRITSGCPSPSLGKNIAMGYIKDGQHKSGTEVEVLVRGKPRPAVVTKMPFVPSKYYKSA; this is translated from the coding sequence ATGCAGAGCTTGAAGTCGGCGTCGGTGACTAACGCCGTCCGAAGCGCTCCCCGCATCTCCCAGCGTTCAGTATCGCGCACGACCCGCCCTCTCAGCACCCTCAACAGctccgccatcaccaccacccttcgTCCCCAAACCAGTCGCACCGTCTCCCGCAACCCAGCCATTGGGCTTAGCACGACCCTCCTCACGTCCAGGACGCAGCACGCCCGCCATGGCTCCTCGTCCGCCTCGTCGTCTGAGGCCCTCCAGAAGACTCCCCTCTACGACCTCCACCTCGCCCACGGCGCCCAGATGGTTCCCTTCGGCGGCTTCCACATGCCGGTGCAGTACAAGGGTCTTTCAGTAAGTGCTTCGCACGCCTTCACGCGCGAACACTCGTCCATCTTCGACGTCAGCCACATGGTGCAGCGCATCTTCTCCGGCTCAGGAGCCCGCGAGTTTCTCGAGCGCGTCACGCCCTCCGACTTGGCCTCGCTGGGCGTCCACCGCAGCACCCTGTCGGTGCTGCTCAAGGCCGACGGGTCCGGCGGCATTGTGGACGACACTATCCTTACCAAGCTGGCCGAGGACAAATTCTACGTCGTCACCAACGCTGGCTGCCGTGAGAAGGATAATGAGTACTTTGACCAGGAGCTCGCCAAGGCCAAAGCATCCGGGCTGGAAGTGAACCAGGAGCAGCTGGATGGCTGGGGACTGGTGGCCTTGCAAGGACCCGAGGCTGAGGCGGTGCTGGCTGATGCGCTCGACGGCAACACCGATCTGAAGCAGCTCTACTTTGGCCAGTCGGTGTACGGCAAGGTGAAGCTTGATGGTGGTAAAACCAGCGCGCCCTTGTTGATCAGCCGCGGCGGCTACACGGGCGAGGACGGGTTCGAGATTTCCATCCCGCCATCCGAGACCGTCGAGGTCACAGAGAAGCTACTCCAGGTAGGCGGTGTCGAGAAGGTCCAGCTCGCCGGTCTCGGCGCGCGCGACTCCCTCCGCCTGGAAGCGGGCATGTGCCTGTACGGGCACGACCTGGACGAGACGGTGTCTCCCGTCGAGGCCGCTTTGAGCTGGATCATTCCCCCGAACCGCCGCAAGGCGGATGCCGGGTACTACGGAGCCGAGACCATCAACTCGCAGCTGACTCCCAAGAGCAAAGGAGGAAACGGCGTCGTCCGCCGTCGCGTCGGCTTTATTGTGACTGGTGCCCCCGCCAGAGAAGGCGCGGAGATCGTGGCCAAGGGGGACCCGACTACGAAGCTTGGTAGGATCACGAGCGGGTGTCCGAGCCCCAGTCTAGGGAAGAACATTGCGATGGGGTATATCAAGGATGGCCAGCACAAGAGCGGgacggaggtggaggtgctGGTGAGAGGAAAGCCCAGGCCGGCGGTGGTAACCAAGATGCCGTTTGTGCCTAGCAAGTACTACAAGTCTGCTTAG